From one Brevundimonas sp. PAMC22021 genomic stretch:
- the phoB gene encoding phosphate regulon transcriptional regulator PhoB, producing the protein MQPYILVMEDEDALATLLQYNLEKEGYDVAVASDGDEGMLQIDERIPDLVLLDWMLPKLSGIEVCRRIRNRPETRNLPVVMLTARGEETDRVRGLDTGADDYLTKPFSMVELMARIRAVLRRIRPGLADDRLNHGDIVVDRVSHRVKRAGQEVHLGPTEFRLLDHFMQHPGRVFSREQLLDAVWGSDVYVEARTVDVHVGRLRKALNLGDSPNPIRTVRSAGYSLDLEG; encoded by the coding sequence GTGCAGCCCTATATCCTTGTGATGGAAGACGAGGACGCGCTGGCGACCTTGCTTCAGTACAACCTCGAAAAAGAAGGCTACGACGTCGCCGTCGCCTCTGACGGCGACGAGGGCATGCTGCAGATCGACGAGCGCATCCCGGACCTGGTCCTGCTGGACTGGATGCTGCCCAAGCTGTCGGGCATCGAGGTGTGCCGTCGCATCCGCAACCGGCCCGAGACGCGCAATCTGCCGGTGGTCATGCTGACCGCGCGCGGCGAGGAGACCGACCGCGTGCGCGGCCTGGACACCGGGGCCGACGACTATCTGACCAAGCCGTTCTCGATGGTCGAGCTGATGGCCCGCATCCGCGCGGTGCTGCGTCGCATCCGACCGGGCCTGGCCGACGACCGGCTGAACCACGGCGACATCGTGGTGGACCGCGTCTCGCACCGGGTGAAGCGAGCGGGGCAGGAGGTGCACCTGGGCCCGACCGAGTTCCGGCTGCTGGACCACTTCATGCAGCATCCGGGCCGCGTGTTCAGCCGCGAGCAGCTGCTGGACGCGGTGTGGGGATCGGACGTCTATGTCGAGGCGCGCACGGTGGACGTGCACGTCGGGCGGCTGCGCAAGGCGCTGAACCTCGGCGACAGCCCCAATCCGATACGCACCGTGCGCTCGGCCGGCTATTCGCTGGATCTGGAAGGCTGA
- a CDS encoding SDR family oxidoreductase, whose translation MPRPNLKPLDQQTVVVTGATSGIGLATARRAARAGAAVFLIARGGGDLAELNAELEAKGARVGWAAVDVADKDALAEAAEQCRRQFGGFDTWVNNAGISIFGEIRKTKLEDQRRLFDTNYWGMVNGSIIAAEHLRDRPGGGAIINIGSTLGDMAIPVQGVYSASKHAVKGFTNAFRIELMRDKAPIVLTLVKPGPIATPYSRHARNLTGKPMHNPQPVYATHVVADAILHCAQHPVREITVGGSGRAISSFYNLLPGLAEPLFARFAPSLLRDRGSAYLPADDGLYRPTEDGLDEEVHYPMVRQFDALAEARKHPGITAGGAALILLGAAAAVYLTQRSGPTRYQRFRNRIDPRGWVDTEALRDRFADAVDAFKHGAEDLGDRAAGVGYEARGRFKSAHAKSREALHHHGKQARRYADDAGAYARDHAKEGGALLAVATLAAAIGAAVWESQQPDSRVRRLIDRI comes from the coding sequence ATGCCCAGACCGAACCTGAAGCCGCTGGACCAGCAAACTGTGGTGGTCACCGGCGCCACCTCCGGCATCGGCCTCGCCACGGCGCGGCGTGCGGCGCGCGCAGGCGCCGCCGTGTTCCTGATCGCGCGTGGAGGAGGCGACCTCGCGGAACTGAACGCCGAGCTCGAGGCCAAGGGCGCGCGCGTCGGCTGGGCCGCTGTTGATGTGGCGGACAAGGACGCTCTGGCCGAGGCGGCCGAGCAGTGCCGTCGCCAGTTCGGCGGCTTCGACACCTGGGTCAACAATGCGGGCATCTCGATCTTTGGCGAAATCCGCAAGACGAAACTGGAAGACCAGCGCCGCCTGTTCGACACCAACTATTGGGGCATGGTGAACGGCTCGATCATCGCCGCCGAGCATCTGCGGGATCGGCCGGGCGGCGGCGCGATCATCAACATCGGCTCGACGCTGGGCGACATGGCGATCCCGGTTCAGGGCGTCTATTCGGCCTCCAAGCACGCGGTGAAAGGCTTCACCAACGCATTCCGCATCGAGCTGATGCGCGACAAGGCGCCGATCGTGCTGACCTTGGTCAAGCCGGGCCCGATCGCCACCCCCTACAGCCGGCATGCGCGCAACCTGACGGGCAAGCCCATGCACAATCCGCAGCCGGTGTATGCGACCCACGTCGTGGCGGATGCGATCCTGCACTGCGCGCAGCATCCGGTCCGCGAGATCACGGTGGGCGGCTCGGGCCGCGCCATTTCGTCCTTCTACAATCTACTGCCAGGCTTGGCGGAACCACTTTTCGCCCGGTTCGCTCCTTCGCTGTTGCGGGACCGGGGTTCCGCCTACTTGCCGGCCGACGACGGGCTCTACCGCCCGACCGAGGACGGCCTCGATGAAGAGGTTCACTATCCCATGGTCCGACAGTTCGACGCCCTGGCCGAAGCTCGCAAGCATCCGGGGATCACCGCCGGCGGCGCGGCCCTGATCCTGCTGGGCGCGGCGGCCGCCGTCTATCTGACGCAGCGCAGCGGCCCGACCCGCTATCAGCGCTTCCGCAACCGCATCGACCCGCGCGGCTGGGTCGACACCGAGGCGCTGCGCGATCGCTTCGCGGACGCCGTCGACGCCTTCAAGCACGGCGCCGAAGACTTGGGCGACCGCGCCGCCGGCGTCGGCTATGAGGCGCGGGGCCGGTTCAAGTCGGCGCACGCCAAGTCGCGCGAGGCCCTGCACCACCACGGCAAGCAGGCGCGCCGCTATGCCGACGATGCGGGCGCCTATGCCCGCGATCACGCCAAGGAAGGCGGCGCTCTGCTGGCGGTCGCCACGCTCGCCGCTGCCATCGGCGCCGCCGTCTGGGAAAGCCAGCAGCCGGACAGCCGCGTTCGCCGCCTGATCGACCGGATTTAA
- a CDS encoding Hsp33 family molecular chaperone, whose protein sequence is MTDHAHDNAILPPSDDLAAAFQIEGWPVRGRLVRLGETIDKILGAHAYPEPVAALLGEACALAALVGSSLKFEGRLIVQAQGDGPVRYVVADYDTAGSLRGYCRYEEAEVEAASQGFARPGAQSLLGKGVFIMTLDRGPDFERTQGITPIEGESLSLCAEHYFEQSEQVPTKVRLAVGSAQTEAGTQWRAGGAMIQVIASDAARGSTEEVWDRTRALFATLGDDELIDPTVGPETLLFRLFHEDGVRLEDARPLSAVCRCSRDRIVSVLASFDPAERGDMVEDDGKIRVTCEYCASVYDIEPDEVTAAQV, encoded by the coding sequence GTGACCGATCACGCGCACGACAACGCCATTCTGCCGCCGTCCGACGACCTCGCCGCCGCCTTTCAGATCGAGGGCTGGCCGGTGCGCGGTCGCTTGGTGCGGCTGGGCGAGACCATCGACAAGATCTTGGGCGCCCACGCCTATCCCGAGCCGGTCGCCGCCCTGCTGGGCGAAGCCTGTGCGCTTGCGGCCCTGGTCGGCTCCAGCCTCAAGTTCGAGGGCCGCCTGATCGTCCAGGCGCAGGGCGACGGGCCGGTGCGCTATGTCGTGGCCGACTATGACACGGCCGGATCGCTGCGCGGCTATTGCCGCTACGAAGAGGCGGAGGTCGAGGCGGCGTCGCAGGGCTTTGCACGCCCCGGGGCGCAAAGCCTCCTGGGCAAGGGCGTGTTCATCATGACGCTGGATCGCGGCCCCGACTTCGAGCGCACGCAGGGCATCACCCCGATCGAGGGCGAAAGCCTGTCGCTGTGCGCCGAGCACTACTTCGAACAGTCCGAGCAGGTGCCGACCAAGGTGCGGCTGGCGGTCGGCTCGGCCCAAACCGAGGCCGGAACCCAGTGGCGAGCCGGCGGCGCCATGATCCAGGTGATCGCCTCCGACGCCGCGCGCGGCTCGACCGAGGAAGTGTGGGACCGCACCCGCGCGCTGTTCGCGACGCTGGGCGACGACGAGCTGATCGATCCGACCGTCGGCCCCGAGACCCTGCTGTTCCGCCTGTTCCACGAGGACGGCGTGCGGCTGGAGGACGCGCGACCGCTGTCGGCGGTGTGCCGCTGCTCGCGCGACCGGATCGTGTCGGTGCTGGCCTCGTTCGATCCCGCCGAGCGGGGCGACATGGTGGAGGATGACGGCAAGATTCGCGTGACGTGCGAATACTGCGCCTCGGTCTACGACATCGAACCGGACGAGGTGACCGCGGCTCAGGTCTGA
- a CDS encoding autotransporter domain-containing protein, protein MFRFLHGAAVSALTLAAACGAAASAEAQTYDRLVVFGDSLSDNGNLYLASGRTQPPSPPYFQGRFSTGPVFTELLGFNAANFNGAVSGSINLAFGGSRTDASATVPPGMLAQLARYTAAGGRFGAGDLVSVLGGANDIFQGLPAAGASANPVAAITPVALQAAGNINALVNSVAGAGAGTILVTNLPKLSLTPQFRNTTAAPLADYAVTTLNGALATNLAATAAARPNSNIVMVDLFKISDTLAANPERFGVTNVTDACLNAATGAVCSNPSSYFYFDGVHPTATGHRIIAALATDYLYYGDIGAQSALQGETGFRHREETLDMASEALSGRAPWTAGTSISAAVTGDSVDIDARGPVRSASSEGWGGRIALESGPSESLRFGLAGSYRGSDVSGGALAFQAESYGLDLYGGWRMEGGPFVNAAVGVARDRYDDIERLTTVAPIVHTADTDGLSKGARVQAGTWIEMGGLSLSPRAALAWTSSEVEGYVEDGVAAQYAYEDRTVEALTGEVTLRAEAEMGRFGLFAEGGYRDALDDSSEGVRVGLYNNPARVLEREVEEPFGGQVLASAGVEGAVGPLQITVGYRGRFGDHADSHMGGIQLRLPL, encoded by the coding sequence ATGTTTCGCTTTCTTCACGGGGCCGCCGTCTCGGCCCTGACCCTGGCCGCCGCCTGCGGCGCGGCCGCATCGGCCGAGGCCCAGACCTATGACCGGCTGGTCGTGTTCGGCGACAGCCTCAGCGACAACGGCAATCTGTATCTGGCCTCGGGCCGCACCCAGCCGCCGTCGCCGCCCTATTTTCAAGGGCGTTTTTCGACCGGACCCGTGTTCACCGAGCTGCTGGGCTTCAACGCCGCCAACTTCAACGGCGCGGTAAGCGGCAGCATCAACCTGGCGTTTGGCGGATCGCGCACCGACGCCTCGGCGACCGTGCCGCCCGGCATGCTGGCCCAGCTGGCGCGCTACACCGCCGCCGGTGGTCGCTTCGGAGCCGGCGACCTGGTCAGCGTCCTCGGCGGGGCGAATGACATCTTCCAAGGGCTGCCGGCGGCGGGCGCCTCGGCCAACCCCGTCGCGGCGATCACGCCGGTGGCGCTGCAGGCCGCAGGCAACATCAACGCCCTGGTGAACAGCGTGGCGGGCGCCGGCGCGGGGACCATCCTCGTCACCAACCTGCCCAAGCTCAGCCTGACTCCGCAGTTCCGAAACACGACGGCGGCGCCGCTGGCCGACTATGCGGTGACCACCCTGAACGGCGCGCTGGCGACAAACCTGGCGGCCACTGCGGCGGCCCGGCCGAACAGCAACATCGTCATGGTGGACCTGTTCAAGATCAGCGACACCCTGGCGGCCAATCCCGAACGCTTCGGCGTGACCAACGTCACCGACGCCTGCCTGAATGCGGCGACCGGCGCGGTGTGCTCCAATCCGTCGAGCTATTTCTATTTCGACGGCGTGCACCCGACCGCGACGGGACACCGCATCATCGCGGCGCTGGCGACGGACTACCTCTACTACGGCGACATCGGTGCTCAGAGCGCCCTGCAGGGCGAAACCGGCTTCCGCCACAGGGAAGAGACGCTGGACATGGCCAGCGAGGCGTTGTCGGGGCGCGCACCCTGGACGGCGGGGACTTCGATCTCGGCGGCGGTGACGGGCGACAGCGTTGACATCGACGCGCGCGGCCCGGTGCGCTCGGCCAGCAGCGAAGGCTGGGGCGGGCGCATCGCCCTGGAATCCGGCCCGTCCGAGAGCCTGCGCTTCGGCTTGGCGGGCAGCTATCGTGGATCGGATGTCTCGGGCGGCGCGCTGGCCTTCCAGGCGGAGAGCTACGGCCTGGACCTGTATGGCGGCTGGCGCATGGAGGGCGGTCCGTTCGTCAACGCGGCGGTCGGCGTGGCGCGCGACCGCTATGACGACATCGAGCGCCTGACCACGGTCGCGCCGATTGTCCACACCGCCGACACCGACGGCCTGAGCAAGGGCGCGCGCGTCCAGGCCGGGACCTGGATCGAGATGGGCGGCCTGTCGCTTTCGCCGCGCGCGGCGCTGGCCTGGACCTCTTCAGAGGTGGAAGGCTACGTCGAAGACGGCGTGGCGGCGCAATATGCCTATGAGGACCGCACGGTGGAGGCGCTGACGGGCGAGGTCACCCTGCGCGCCGAGGCCGAAATGGGCCGGTTCGGCCTGTTCGCCGAGGGTGGCTATCGCGACGCGCTGGACGACAGCTCGGAAGGCGTGCGCGTCGGCCTCTACAACAATCCGGCGCGGGTGCTGGAGCGCGAGGTCGAGGAGCCGTTCGGCGGTCAGGTGCTGGCCTCCGCCGGCGTCGAGGGCGCGGTCGGTCCGCTGCAGATCACCGTCGGATATCGCGGCCGGTTCGGCGATCATGCCGACAGCCACATGGGCGGCATCCAGCTGCGCCTGCCGCTCTAG
- the serA gene encoding phosphoglycerate dehydrogenase, with the protein MVGRWSFPRSRMKMLLLENIHPAAVERLSQAGYAVETVKGALDEDDLIAAIKGVHVLGIRSKTNVSRRVLEEADRLMAVAAFCIGTNQIDLAAAADHGVAVFNAPYSNTRSVVELAVGLMIALMRDVADKSAAMHRGEWNKSATGSRELRGKTLGIVGYGAIGSQLSVLAEALGMRVIFHDLSERLALGNARRMRSLDALLAESDVVTLHVDGRTENTNIFGSAQFARMKAGALLLNLSRGHVVDVGALAQALQGGRLGGAAVDVFPEEPRTNADPFDSPLMGLKNMILTPHIGGSTEEAQEAIGEFAAERLLGYLNRGDTTFCVNLPNVQLAEVSGAHRLLHIHRNQPGVLAELNQALAAAGLNILGQHLKTDERTGYVITDVDRDYQPEALKALRDLPGTLRFRTLH; encoded by the coding sequence CTGGTTGGTCGCTGGTCCTTTCCGCGCAGCCGCATGAAGATGCTGCTGCTGGAGAACATCCACCCTGCGGCGGTCGAGCGCCTTTCCCAGGCCGGGTACGCGGTCGAGACGGTCAAGGGCGCGTTGGACGAGGACGACCTGATCGCCGCCATCAAGGGCGTGCACGTTCTGGGCATCCGCTCCAAGACCAACGTCAGCCGTCGGGTGCTGGAGGAGGCCGACCGTCTGATGGCGGTGGCCGCCTTCTGCATCGGCACCAACCAGATCGACCTGGCGGCGGCGGCGGACCATGGCGTCGCCGTGTTCAACGCCCCTTATTCCAACACCCGCTCGGTGGTGGAACTGGCCGTCGGGTTGATGATTGCCCTGATGCGCGACGTGGCCGACAAGTCCGCCGCCATGCACCGGGGCGAGTGGAACAAGTCGGCGACCGGCTCGCGCGAGCTGCGCGGCAAGACGTTGGGCATCGTCGGCTACGGGGCCATCGGCTCGCAGCTGTCGGTTCTGGCTGAAGCTCTGGGCATGCGGGTGATCTTCCATGATTTGTCCGAGCGGCTGGCGCTGGGCAATGCGCGACGCATGCGGTCGCTGGACGCCCTGCTGGCCGAGAGCGACGTGGTGACGCTGCACGTCGACGGGCGGACTGAGAACACGAACATCTTCGGCTCAGCGCAGTTCGCGCGCATGAAGGCAGGGGCGCTGCTGCTGAACCTCTCGCGCGGTCATGTGGTCGATGTCGGCGCGCTGGCGCAGGCGCTGCAGGGCGGACGTCTGGGCGGCGCCGCCGTCGACGTCTTCCCCGAGGAGCCGCGCACCAACGCCGATCCGTTCGATAGTCCGCTGATGGGCCTGAAGAACATGATCCTGACGCCGCACATCGGCGGCTCGACCGAAGAGGCGCAGGAAGCCATCGGCGAGTTCGCGGCCGAGCGGCTGCTGGGGTATCTGAACCGGGGCGACACCACCTTCTGCGTCAACCTGCCGAACGTGCAGCTTGCGGAGGTGTCCGGCGCGCACCGGCTGCTGCACATCCACCGCAACCAGCCGGGCGTGCTGGCCGAACTGAACCAGGCCTTGGCGGCGGCGGGGCTGAACATTCTGGGCCAGCACCTGAAGACGGACGAGCGCACCGGCTATGTCATCACCGATGTCGACCGCGACTACCAGCCTGAGGCGCTGAAGGCGCTGCGTGACCTGCCGGGCACGCTGAGGTTCCGCACCCTGCACTGA
- the phoU gene encoding phosphate signaling complex protein PhoU, protein MNQHTVKAYGDELNQITAEIARMGGLAEAQVADAIDSVARRDVGLARSVIERDSKLDQLHRDIEKKAIRMIALRQPVASDLRRTYGAIKMASDLERTGDLAKNIAKRALVLAESEPMQPLTRSIERMGRLVSMRLRDVLDAYTASEVDRALAVWHTDDEVDEHYNALFRELLTYMMGDPRTIGACTHLLFMAKNLERIGDHATNIAETVHYEITGDDIMGERPRAQPTPEDNAPTPNLPTN, encoded by the coding sequence ATGAACCAGCATACCGTCAAGGCCTACGGCGACGAGCTGAACCAGATCACGGCCGAGATCGCCCGCATGGGGGGCCTGGCCGAGGCCCAGGTGGCCGACGCCATCGACTCCGTCGCCCGCCGCGACGTGGGGCTGGCCCGATCTGTAATCGAGCGCGACAGCAAGCTGGACCAGCTGCACCGCGACATCGAGAAAAAGGCGATCCGCATGATCGCGCTGCGCCAGCCGGTCGCCTCCGATCTTCGCCGCACCTACGGCGCCATCAAGATGGCGTCGGACCTGGAGCGCACCGGCGACCTCGCCAAGAACATCGCCAAGCGTGCGCTGGTGCTGGCGGAAAGCGAGCCGATGCAGCCGCTGACCCGCTCCATCGAGCGGATGGGGCGGCTGGTGTCGATGCGTCTGCGCGACGTGCTGGACGCCTATACGGCCTCGGAGGTCGATCGGGCCCTGGCCGTCTGGCACACCGACGACGAGGTGGACGAGCACTACAACGCCCTGTTCCGCGAGCTCCTGACCTACATGATGGGCGATCCGCGCACGATCGGCGCCTGCACCCACCTGCTGTTCATGGCCAAGAACCTGGAGCGGATCGGCGACCACGCGACCAACATCGCCGAAACCGTCCACTACGAGATCACCGGCGACGACATTATGGGCGAACGGCCGCGCGCGCAGCCGACGCCCGAAGACAACGCGCCGACCCCGAACCTGCCCACCAACTAA